One Thermoplasma volcanium GSS1 genomic window carries:
- a CDS encoding 4Fe-4S binding protein, which yields MVKTVMVPVAEVSTRNHPTDSWRIQKPTIQYDKCIRCMICWKYCPDNAIEIKTGDEKAPNERVAKMEFPAIDYKFCKGCGICANECPEKCIDMEFEVIQ from the coding sequence GTGGTAAAGACGGTGATGGTACCTGTTGCCGAGGTTTCTACAAGGAATCACCCAACGGATAGTTGGAGGATCCAGAAACCGACTATACAATACGATAAGTGCATTAGGTGCATGATTTGCTGGAAGTATTGTCCAGACAACGCTATAGAGATAAAGACTGGAGATGAGAAGGCCCCAAATGAAAGGGTAGCAAAGATGGAGTTTCCAGCCATAGACTACAAATTCTGCAAGGGATGCGGAATATGCGCTAATGAATGCCCGGAAAAATGCATAGACATGGAGTTTGAGGTGATACAATGA